One window of the Haloarcula halobia genome contains the following:
- the pdxS gene encoding pyridoxal 5'-phosphate synthase lyase subunit PdxS — protein MTEATDLEDLRRGTELVKRGFAKMQKGGVIMDVVTPEQARIAEDVGAVAVMNLEAVPADIRKRGGVARMADPASLQAVIDEVSIPVMGKARIGHVKEAEILEAAGADMLDESEVLTPADDRYHIDKREFTAPFVCGARNLQEALRRIDEGAAMIRTKGEAGTGDVNQAVHHQRNIKGAIRKLEGMNHEEREKWAREHEAPADLVHETAEMGRLPVVNFAAGGIATPADAALMMHHGCDGIFVGSGIFGAEDPEAMGRAVVEAVNNWDDPETLAEISTNVGKGMKGDANVDLPDEEKMQGRGV, from the coding sequence ATGACCGAAGCTACCGACCTGGAGGACCTCCGCCGCGGCACCGAACTCGTCAAGCGCGGCTTCGCGAAGATGCAGAAGGGCGGCGTCATCATGGACGTCGTCACGCCAGAGCAGGCCCGTATCGCCGAGGACGTCGGTGCAGTGGCGGTCATGAACCTCGAAGCGGTCCCGGCCGACATCCGCAAGCGCGGTGGCGTCGCCCGGATGGCCGACCCCGCCTCCCTGCAGGCGGTCATCGACGAGGTCTCCATCCCGGTGATGGGCAAGGCTCGCATCGGCCACGTGAAAGAGGCCGAGATTCTGGAGGCCGCCGGGGCCGATATGTTAGACGAGAGCGAGGTCCTGACGCCGGCCGACGACCGCTACCACATCGACAAGCGCGAGTTCACCGCGCCGTTCGTCTGTGGGGCCCGCAACCTCCAGGAGGCCCTGCGGCGCATCGACGAGGGCGCGGCGATGATTCGCACGAAGGGCGAGGCCGGCACCGGCGACGTCAACCAGGCCGTCCACCACCAGCGCAACATCAAGGGCGCGATCCGCAAACTCGAGGGCATGAACCACGAGGAACGCGAGAAGTGGGCCCGCGAGCACGAGGCTCCCGCCGACCTCGTCCACGAGACCGCCGAGATGGGCCGCCTGCCGGTCGTCAACTTCGCCGCGGGGGGTATCGCCACGCCCGCCGACGCCGCCCTGATGATGCATCACGGCTGTGACGGCATCTTCGTCGGCTCCGGTATCTTCGGCGCCGAGGACCCCGAGGCGATGGGCCGTGCCGTCGTCGAGGCCGTCAACAACTGGGACGACCCCGAGACGCTCGCCGAGATCAGCACGAACGTCGGCAAGGGGATGAAAGGCGACGCCAACGTCGACCTGCCGGACGAAGAGAAGATGCAGGGCCGGGGCGTATAG
- a CDS encoding potassium channel family protein, which produces MVRNVIIVGAGRVGRRVAEQLSEVQNTVTIVELDPEKCEQVSPKVSQVIEGDGTDPDILEQTDLATADVFAALTNDTRVNISAAEMVHEMAPNVRTILRISRDGEEDYGHRRFVDSIVYPAAAGATVAVDQITRD; this is translated from the coding sequence ATGGTAAGAAACGTTATCATCGTCGGAGCTGGTCGCGTTGGCCGCCGCGTTGCAGAACAACTCAGTGAGGTGCAGAACACGGTCACTATCGTTGAATTGGACCCCGAGAAGTGCGAGCAGGTGTCGCCAAAGGTCAGCCAGGTAATCGAAGGTGATGGAACGGACCCCGACATCCTCGAGCAAACTGATCTGGCCACCGCCGATGTCTTTGCTGCCCTCACAAATGACACCCGTGTGAACATCTCTGCCGCTGAGATGGTCCACGAGATGGCCCCTAATGTCCGAACGATCCTTCGGATTTCCCGGGATGGTGAGGAGGATTACGGGCATCGTCGGTTCGTTGACAGCATTGTATATCCTGCGGCCGCGGGTGCAACTGTCGCAGTTGATCAAATCACCAGAGATTGA
- a CDS encoding type IV pilin gives MSGTQHSGPDDRATTAVVGVVLLVGLTVALVAVVGGAVGGLDVGALAPGPSVSHSTATFQTGPSAGCGENAVRVVHEGGDPIAPAAISLVVSLPARGASARIRGVPVAGTQLQDRHVVDDDHNIVYDNCVGGVIADGGRRWVAGTAIAVQLNGGGGTIAPGDPIEVAVVHEPTGNVVVEATLSAT, from the coding sequence GTGTCCGGCACACAGCATTCAGGACCGGACGACCGCGCGACCACGGCCGTCGTCGGCGTCGTCCTGCTGGTCGGTCTCACGGTCGCTCTCGTCGCCGTCGTCGGTGGGGCCGTCGGCGGCCTCGACGTCGGAGCGCTGGCCCCTGGGCCGTCGGTCAGCCACTCGACAGCCACCTTCCAGACCGGACCGTCGGCCGGCTGTGGCGAGAACGCCGTCCGGGTCGTCCACGAGGGGGGCGACCCCATAGCGCCCGCGGCCATCTCACTCGTCGTCAGCCTGCCGGCCCGGGGCGCGAGCGCACGCATCCGCGGCGTGCCCGTGGCCGGGACACAGCTCCAGGACCGCCACGTCGTCGACGATGACCACAACATCGTCTACGACAACTGCGTCGGCGGCGTCATCGCCGACGGCGGCCGGCGCTGGGTCGCCGGCACGGCCATCGCCGTCCAGCTGAACGGCGGGGGCGGGACGATAGCACCGGGCGACCCAATCGAGGTGGCCGTCGTCCACGAACCGACCGGAAACGTCGTCGTCGAGGCGACGCTCTCGGCGACCTGA
- a CDS encoding amino acid ABC transporter ATP-binding protein, producing MTLLRVEDVHKSYGDEEVLKGVSFEMDRGDVDVLMGPSGSGKSTMLRCINRLTEIDSGDVWLDGTPVYGPETDVNELRQDVGMVFQDFNLFAHLTAVENITLGLKRVLGVPEAEARERAMEHLDQVGLAPQADSYPAELSGGQQQRVGIARALAMEPKLMLFDEPTSALDPELVGEVVEVMRDLVAGGMTMLVVSHEMGFARSAADDIHFLDSGTVVESGPPEQLFERPEHDRTRTFLTGLQAENNQ from the coding sequence ATGACACTGCTACGCGTGGAGGACGTACACAAGTCCTACGGCGACGAGGAGGTACTGAAAGGCGTCAGCTTCGAGATGGACCGGGGGGACGTCGACGTCCTCATGGGTCCCAGCGGCAGCGGCAAGTCGACGATGCTGCGCTGTATCAACCGACTGACCGAGATCGACAGCGGTGACGTCTGGCTCGACGGGACGCCGGTCTACGGCCCCGAGACCGACGTCAACGAGTTGCGCCAGGACGTCGGGATGGTGTTCCAGGACTTCAACCTCTTTGCACACCTCACCGCCGTCGAGAACATCACGCTGGGGCTGAAGCGGGTGCTCGGCGTCCCGGAGGCCGAGGCCCGGGAGCGAGCGATGGAACACCTAGACCAGGTCGGACTGGCCCCACAGGCGGACTCGTATCCGGCCGAGCTCTCCGGGGGCCAACAGCAGCGCGTCGGGATCGCCCGCGCGCTCGCGATGGAACCCAAACTGATGCTGTTCGACGAACCGACCAGCGCGCTGGACCCGGAACTCGTCGGCGAGGTCGTCGAGGTGATGCGTGACCTGGTGGCGGGCGGGATGACGATGCTGGTCGTCAGCCACGAGATGGGATTCGCCCGCTCGGCGGCCGACGACATCCACTTCCTCGACAGCGGCACCGTCGTCGAGTCCGGCCCGCCAGAGCAGCTGTTCGAACGCCCCGAACACGACCGGACGAGGACCTTCCTCACCGGCCTGCAGGCAGAGAACAACCAATGA
- a CDS encoding mechanosensitive ion channel family protein — protein MQQSAVARVTQQALDLVERLTTTEGRFAVSVGLLLLTALLALLVLPFVVRQINRIIASRYMTGHVADTADAVGKYVPTSFSSLLLRITQLSVLVVASLGLLVVWGLFEWAVTLGDFFVSAVPDLLKGGLTLFLVVLGFAVSEQLKTTVDRLGDGSNRITQHQEEIILRVGQVAIVVTVVASALTLWGVNLSGLLVGAGFLGIVVGMAARQTLGAGIAGFVLMFSRPFTIGDWVQIGESEGIVTDITIFNTRVENFDGEFVVIPNDRVADQAITNRSQKGLLRLTLDVGVDYDTDIEWAEEVAHEAMVDVDHVVDSPPPQVVPKQFGDSAIVMELRFWIDHPTPPRKWRAVSSVVREIKTCFDGEGITIPFPQRTLSGRDDGLDARIATGEERVVADGDGD, from the coding sequence ATGCAGCAGTCAGCGGTCGCCAGAGTCACACAGCAGGCTCTCGACCTGGTGGAACGGCTGACCACTACCGAGGGCCGCTTTGCCGTCAGCGTCGGCCTTCTCCTGTTGACTGCCCTCCTCGCACTCCTCGTGCTGCCGTTCGTCGTCAGGCAGATCAATCGGATCATCGCCTCGCGGTATATGACCGGCCACGTCGCCGACACGGCGGACGCGGTCGGCAAGTACGTACCGACCTCGTTTTCGAGCCTTCTCCTCCGGATCACGCAACTGAGTGTGCTGGTCGTCGCCAGCCTCGGGTTGCTGGTCGTCTGGGGACTCTTCGAGTGGGCCGTGACGCTCGGTGACTTCTTCGTCTCTGCGGTCCCGGACCTTCTCAAGGGCGGTCTCACGCTGTTCCTCGTCGTCCTGGGGTTCGCGGTCTCCGAACAGCTCAAGACGACCGTCGACCGCCTCGGCGACGGTTCCAACCGAATCACGCAACACCAGGAGGAGATCATCCTCCGGGTCGGCCAGGTCGCTATCGTCGTGACGGTGGTGGCGAGCGCGCTGACGCTGTGGGGCGTCAACCTCAGTGGCCTCCTGGTCGGGGCCGGCTTCCTCGGCATCGTCGTCGGGATGGCCGCTCGCCAGACCCTCGGGGCAGGCATCGCCGGGTTCGTGCTGATGTTCTCCCGGCCGTTCACCATCGGCGACTGGGTCCAGATCGGCGAGAGCGAGGGCATCGTCACGGACATCACCATCTTCAACACGCGCGTCGAGAACTTCGATGGCGAGTTCGTCGTCATTCCGAACGACCGGGTGGCCGACCAGGCCATCACCAACCGCAGTCAGAAGGGACTTCTGCGGTTGACGCTCGACGTCGGCGTCGACTACGACACCGACATCGAGTGGGCCGAGGAGGTCGCCCACGAGGCGATGGTCGATGTGGACCACGTCGTCGACTCGCCCCCGCCCCAGGTCGTCCCCAAGCAGTTCGGTGACTCGGCGATCGTCATGGAACTGCGCTTCTGGATCGACCACCCGACGCCACCGCGGAAGTGGCGGGCCGTCTCGTCGGTCGTCAGGGAGATCAAGACGTGCTTCGACGGCGAGGGCATCACGATTCCGTTCCCACAGCGCACCCTGTCGGGGCGCGACGACGGCCTCGACGCGCGAATCGCGACCGGGGAGGAGCGTGTCGTCGCCGACGGCGACGGCGACTAG
- a CDS encoding DUF2150 family protein: MSTPPGEYYTDERWQNWIERIDEEDVDPEDEDSARLLLNLQDDAAIAVAKILTDYEDGTIDEETTLGELADVREIVLSEIDIDDEEKLMLIDGVQTSLVCVFYAAEEYVAEGVTDDATIAEYVQAAADAEAEDDLDAALGYCVQAGTRIIDGDDLAMDVAENIDYGLVSEWVNGLDSLQTALSDPEVVEADDED, from the coding sequence ATGAGCACACCGCCGGGGGAGTATTACACCGACGAACGCTGGCAGAACTGGATCGAACGCATCGACGAGGAGGACGTCGACCCCGAGGACGAGGACTCCGCGCGCCTCCTGTTGAACCTCCAGGACGACGCTGCCATCGCCGTCGCGAAGATACTCACCGACTACGAGGACGGGACGATAGACGAAGAGACGACCCTCGGCGAACTCGCCGACGTCCGCGAGATCGTTCTCTCGGAGATCGATATCGACGACGAGGAGAAACTGATGCTCATCGACGGCGTCCAGACCTCGCTGGTCTGTGTCTTCTACGCCGCCGAGGAGTACGTCGCCGAGGGCGTGACCGACGATGCGACTATCGCCGAGTACGTCCAGGCCGCGGCCGACGCCGAGGCCGAAGACGACCTCGACGCCGCACTGGGCTACTGCGTCCAGGCCGGCACCCGCATCATCGACGGCGACGACCTGGCGATGGACGTCGCCGAGAACATCGACTACGGCCTCGTCTCCGAGTGGGTCAACGGCCTCGACAGCCTCCAGACGGCGCTCTCGGACCCGGAAGTCGTCGAGGCGGACGACGAGGACTGA
- a CDS encoding PKD domain-containing protein, with product MGLVGDERGQSVQIGAVLLFAVLIVSFSGYQAFVVPNQNRQVEFNHFTQTQAEMEDLRNGVIEAGQTGRTVPVDVRLGTEYPARLIAAQPAGSDGTLRTATIGDSTNEIELRRTDADITDICGIDSPTTRTATYRPGYSYLDSVGNISYENTVVYTSGAFSGQSFQAEQQLVDGDTIHLYPLVGEFDEGGRGTATVTLKGGVTGVNSSVSGEFDLILPTRLSAGQWEDLLDDEGLDVAPVGGDRQAVEITFPAGTTYEIRCSPAGAGEAPGNEPTTGGDSDSLNPNFGNDVVLEDVSSPGDPNVVELQLRNTNENDYQNITSVRFPFYSASAQSGSGVTLPESMKFGGTVAERVGGLEPVDIKFQPGETRTITVEFYCNADGTGEYDVRDGDFFVWNAFFGADKDRTYFAAIDDAGSSGSSRCSGGNQAPTASFTAEPDPANVDQSITLDAGDSSDPDGSIVSYEWDTDDDGAYDDLSGESVSTSYSSSGDKPISLRVTDNDGATGTASQTVTVGSGGGGSASPSVTDADGYPGDGNKYQVDYSATDSDGDLSEVSVILEDSSGTDIDVVEVLSPSDPQTGSVSGTVSVKDTGSNSPAQVRVIARDAAGNEDSQVDTDIENQN from the coding sequence ATGGGTTTGGTGGGTGACGAGCGCGGACAGTCCGTCCAGATAGGGGCGGTCTTGCTCTTTGCCGTCCTCATCGTCTCTTTTTCCGGCTATCAGGCGTTCGTCGTGCCGAATCAAAACCGGCAGGTTGAGTTCAACCATTTCACCCAGACGCAAGCCGAGATGGAAGACCTCCGGAATGGGGTCATCGAGGCCGGACAGACGGGCCGAACTGTTCCCGTCGATGTCCGCCTCGGTACTGAGTATCCAGCACGACTCATAGCCGCGCAGCCAGCGGGTTCAGACGGCACGTTACGAACAGCGACTATCGGAGATTCGACGAACGAAATCGAACTACGACGTACCGACGCGGATATCACTGATATCTGTGGTATAGATTCGCCGACGACGCGGACAGCAACGTACCGTCCAGGGTACTCCTATCTCGACTCCGTCGGCAATATCTCGTACGAGAACACGGTCGTTTACACCAGCGGAGCGTTCAGCGGTCAGTCGTTCCAGGCTGAACAGCAGCTGGTGGACGGCGATACGATACATCTGTACCCCCTAGTTGGAGAGTTCGACGAAGGCGGGCGTGGTACTGCAACGGTCACACTGAAGGGAGGCGTGACCGGCGTCAACAGCTCTGTTAGTGGCGAGTTCGATCTTATTCTCCCGACCCGACTGTCGGCAGGTCAGTGGGAAGACCTTCTCGATGACGAAGGTCTCGACGTGGCACCCGTGGGTGGCGACCGGCAGGCCGTCGAGATCACGTTCCCCGCCGGCACGACCTACGAGATACGCTGTTCGCCTGCCGGTGCAGGGGAAGCGCCTGGCAACGAACCGACTACCGGCGGAGACTCGGACAGTCTCAACCCCAATTTTGGAAACGATGTTGTCCTCGAGGACGTCAGCAGCCCCGGCGACCCCAACGTAGTCGAACTCCAGCTTCGGAATACGAACGAGAACGACTATCAGAACATCACGTCGGTCAGATTCCCATTCTATTCGGCCTCTGCCCAAAGCGGTTCCGGTGTGACATTGCCCGAGAGCATGAAGTTCGGCGGTACAGTCGCCGAGCGGGTTGGTGGGCTAGAGCCGGTCGACATCAAATTCCAGCCGGGCGAAACCCGTACGATAACCGTCGAGTTCTACTGCAATGCCGACGGTACCGGTGAGTACGACGTCCGAGACGGCGACTTTTTTGTCTGGAACGCGTTCTTCGGCGCTGATAAGGACCGGACCTACTTCGCAGCCATCGACGATGCGGGATCGAGTGGTTCCAGTCGTTGTAGTGGTGGCAATCAGGCACCGACCGCCAGTTTCACCGCGGAACCGGACCCGGCCAATGTCGACCAGTCGATTACGCTCGACGCGGGCGATTCGAGTGATCCGGACGGTTCGATTGTCAGCTACGAGTGGGACACCGACGACGACGGGGCGTACGACGACCTTTCGGGCGAGTCCGTCTCGACTAGTTACAGTTCCTCCGGCGACAAGCCCATCTCGCTCAGAGTGACCGACAACGATGGGGCGACAGGGACGGCGAGTCAGACGGTGACCGTCGGGAGCGGTGGCGGTGGTTCGGCCTCACCATCGGTGACCGACGCAGACGGTTATCCGGGCGACGGTAACAAGTACCAGGTCGACTACAGCGCGACTGATTCCGACGGCGATCTCTCGGAGGTGTCTGTAATTCTCGAGGACAGTAGCGGAACTGACATCGACGTGGTCGAAGTCCTGTCTCCGAGTGATCCACAGACGGGCAGTGTCTCAGGGACAGTAAGCGTCAAAGATACTGGGTCCAACTCACCTGCACAGGTCCGAGTGATCGCACGGGACGCGGCCGGCAACGAAGACAGTCAAGTCGACACAGACATCGAGAATCAGAACTAA
- a CDS encoding amino acid ABC transporter permease has product MSTDEPSVADEVRTTVTVDTDQPWALLGLAAFWGWLLARWTNDFLLPAGLAVPREQSFFPVGPFEAARETLLSVAASLGLLGAPFEFFAGLLSFVVGAIPSLPALGRGAWLTIVLTVGGIALGFVLAVPLSVARVYGGRGLRWVSLSYTELIRGTPLLAQLFVLYFGLPLTQIIREVPGVGVGYVPGTAAWVAIIGFTLNSAAYQAEYIRSALESVDVGQLTAARSIGLSKVQGIRYVVLPQGLRYAIPSWSNELVYLIKYSSLAAFITVRELFFQAESIANETFRYTELYVLAALFYLVLVISASVLMNGVETRTALPGLGGKRQT; this is encoded by the coding sequence ATGAGCACCGACGAGCCGTCCGTCGCCGACGAGGTCCGGACCACCGTCACCGTCGACACCGACCAGCCCTGGGCGCTCCTCGGCCTCGCGGCGTTCTGGGGGTGGCTACTCGCCCGCTGGACCAACGACTTCCTGCTTCCCGCCGGGCTGGCGGTGCCCAGAGAGCAGTCGTTCTTCCCGGTCGGACCGTTCGAGGCCGCACGGGAGACGCTGCTCTCGGTCGCGGCCTCGCTGGGCCTGCTGGGCGCCCCGTTCGAGTTCTTTGCCGGGCTGTTGTCCTTCGTCGTCGGGGCGATTCCCTCACTGCCGGCGCTCGGTCGCGGCGCGTGGCTCACCATCGTCCTCACCGTCGGCGGCATCGCGCTCGGGTTCGTCCTCGCGGTGCCACTGTCGGTCGCGCGGGTCTACGGCGGGCGCGGGCTGCGGTGGGTCTCGCTGTCGTACACCGAGCTCATCCGCGGGACGCCGCTGCTGGCCCAGCTGTTCGTGCTGTACTTCGGCCTGCCGCTGACGCAGATCATCCGGGAGGTGCCCGGCGTCGGCGTCGGATACGTCCCCGGGACCGCAGCCTGGGTGGCCATCATCGGCTTCACGCTCAACAGCGCGGCCTACCAGGCCGAGTACATCCGGTCGGCCCTGGAGTCGGTCGACGTCGGCCAGCTGACCGCCGCTCGCTCGATCGGTCTCTCGAAGGTGCAGGGCATCCGCTACGTCGTCCTCCCGCAGGGCCTGCGCTACGCCATCCCCAGCTGGTCGAACGAGCTGGTCTATCTCATCAAGTACTCCTCGCTCGCGGCGTTCATCACGGTCCGCGAGCTGTTCTTCCAGGCCGAGTCCATCGCCAACGAGACGTTCCGCTACACCGAGTTGTACGTGCTCGCGGCGCTGTTTTACCTGGTGCTTGTCATCTCCGCGTCCGTCCTGATGAACGGCGTCGAGACCCGGACCGCACTCCCCGGCCTCGGCGGGAAGCGACAGACCTGA
- a CDS encoding replication factor C large subunit — MDWTEKYRPTTLSEVRGNDKARDAFEDWARTWDDHRKAVVLHGAPGVGKTSAAHALANDMGWPTIELNASDSRTKDVIERVAGEAAKSGTLTAGGGGRRLVIMDEADNIHGNADRGGSRAVTALVKEASQPMVLIANEFYDMSNGLRNACRDIEFRDVSPRSIVPVLRDICRKEDVEYESDALEQLAEQNAGDLRGAIKDLQAIAETAERLTADDVVTGERDTTEGIFEYLDVVLKEADAETALKASYDVDETPDDLINWIEDNMPKDYEGAELARAYAALSNADQWLGRVRETQNYSFWRYAGDAMTAGVAAARDGTKGGWTRYGPPSYWSKLGRSKGTRNTRDYVAQQIAVVDGVSMRTARREILPFLSTMTHHCRNRELTVAMAAAYDLEAEHVAYVTGSGKDTNKVQSIVEDAEARKEDAAVEHSGGAFEGATAAGPADDEAGDEAAGAAEDAAGDQQATLLGDSDDDGDEPAADEAADDADADDDQQSGLSDFM, encoded by the coding sequence ATGGACTGGACGGAGAAGTACCGCCCGACGACGCTGTCGGAGGTCCGCGGCAACGACAAGGCCCGGGACGCCTTCGAGGACTGGGCCCGGACGTGGGACGACCACCGCAAGGCCGTCGTCCTCCACGGGGCGCCGGGCGTGGGCAAGACGTCGGCCGCCCACGCGCTCGCCAACGACATGGGCTGGCCCACCATCGAGCTCAACGCCAGCGACTCCCGGACGAAAGACGTCATCGAGCGGGTCGCCGGCGAGGCCGCGAAGTCGGGGACGCTCACCGCGGGCGGGGGCGGGCGCCGCCTGGTCATCATGGACGAGGCCGACAACATCCACGGGAACGCCGACCGCGGCGGGTCCCGTGCCGTGACGGCGCTGGTCAAGGAGGCCAGCCAGCCGATGGTCCTCATCGCCAACGAGTTCTACGACATGTCCAACGGCCTCCGGAACGCCTGCCGGGACATCGAGTTCCGCGACGTCTCGCCGCGCTCTATCGTCCCCGTCCTCCGGGACATCTGCCGGAAGGAAGACGTCGAGTACGAGTCCGACGCGCTCGAGCAACTCGCCGAGCAGAACGCCGGCGACCTGCGCGGGGCAATCAAGGACCTCCAGGCCATCGCCGAGACGGCCGAGCGTCTCACCGCCGACGACGTGGTGACCGGCGAGCGCGACACCACCGAGGGCATCTTCGAGTACTTGGACGTCGTCCTGAAGGAGGCCGACGCCGAGACGGCCCTGAAGGCGAGCTACGACGTCGACGAGACGCCCGACGACCTCATCAACTGGATCGAGGACAACATGCCAAAGGACTACGAGGGCGCCGAACTCGCCCGTGCCTACGCCGCCCTCTCGAATGCCGACCAGTGGCTCGGGCGGGTCCGGGAGACCCAGAACTACTCGTTCTGGCGCTACGCGGGCGACGCGATGACCGCGGGGGTCGCCGCCGCCCGCGACGGGACCAAGGGCGGGTGGACCCGGTACGGTCCGCCGAGCTACTGGTCGAAGCTCGGCCGGTCGAAGGGGACGCGCAACACCCGCGACTACGTCGCCCAGCAGATCGCCGTCGTCGACGGCGTCTCGATGCGGACCGCCCGCCGGGAGATTCTCCCCTTCCTCTCGACGATGACCCACCACTGCCGCAACCGGGAGCTGACGGTGGCGATGGCCGCCGCCTACGATCTGGAGGCCGAACACGTCGCCTACGTCACCGGATCGGGCAAGGACACCAACAAGGTCCAGTCCATCGTCGAGGACGCCGAGGCGCGAAAGGAGGACGCGGCCGTCGAGCACTCCGGGGGCGCCTTCGAGGGCGCGACCGCGGCGGGACCGGCCGACGACGAGGCCGGCGACGAGGCGGCCGGAGCCGCGGAGGACGCCGCCGGCGACCAGCAGGCGACGCTCCTCGGCGACAGCGACGACGACGGCGACGAGCCGGCCGCGGACGAGGCCGCGGACGACGCGGACGCCGACGACGACCAGCAGTCCGGCCTCTCGGATTTCATGTGA
- a CDS encoding helix-turn-helix domain-containing protein translates to MARGTRAQLAEKMAGEVALSDDPGATLRKWRTDFEVPQTELADHIGVSPSVISDYESGRRDNPGIGIVRRLVGGLLDIDERRGGEHIRQHARVLSAGFDSDVVHDLREYPANVGVDRVYDAIGAEELSRGGQDTVAGHTVINSIAAITTLSSDEFYQLYGQSTNRALVFTNVTRGESPLVALRVVSPTPNAVILHGLDGDAVWDHAEDLARIDDFSLAVTDVDLEDLLSGLRSLP, encoded by the coding sequence ATGGCCCGGGGAACGCGAGCCCAGCTCGCCGAGAAGATGGCCGGTGAGGTCGCACTGAGCGACGACCCCGGCGCGACACTCAGGAAGTGGCGCACGGACTTCGAGGTGCCACAGACCGAGCTGGCCGACCACATCGGCGTCTCGCCGTCGGTCATCTCCGACTACGAGAGCGGGCGGCGCGACAACCCCGGTATCGGCATCGTCCGCCGACTGGTCGGGGGGCTGCTCGACATCGACGAACGACGCGGCGGCGAGCACATCCGCCAGCACGCTCGCGTCCTCTCGGCCGGGTTCGACAGCGACGTCGTCCACGACCTCCGGGAGTACCCTGCCAACGTCGGCGTCGACCGGGTGTACGACGCCATCGGCGCCGAGGAACTCTCCCGTGGCGGCCAGGACACCGTGGCGGGCCACACCGTCATCAACTCCATCGCGGCCATCACCACGCTCTCCTCCGACGAGTTCTACCAGCTCTACGGCCAGTCGACCAACCGGGCGCTCGTGTTCACGAACGTCACCCGCGGCGAATCGCCGCTGGTCGCGCTTCGCGTGGTCTCGCCGACCCCCAACGCCGTGATCCTGCACGGCCTCGACGGCGACGCGGTCTGGGACCACGCCGAGGACCTCGCCCGCATCGACGACTTCTCGCTCGCGGTCACGGACGTCGACCTCGAGGACCTGCTGTCGGGACTCCGCTCGCTGCCCTGA
- a CDS encoding thiol-disulfide oxidoreductase DCC family protein: MDPPAETDRDAATIVDELDQPLLLFDGVCNLCNGFVRFVVQFDDAGEFLFAPLQSDVGQELSRRHGLETEDFDTVVLVEDGQVYKKSEAVLRVSRRLDGPWPLLSAFSVVPTRVSDRVYDLVAENRYRVFGKKDACPVPEPEIRDRFANRTFE, translated from the coding sequence ATGGACCCTCCCGCCGAGACCGACCGTGACGCGGCGACCATCGTGGACGAACTCGACCAGCCACTACTGCTGTTCGACGGCGTCTGCAACCTCTGTAACGGGTTCGTCCGCTTCGTCGTGCAGTTCGACGACGCCGGTGAGTTCCTGTTTGCCCCGCTGCAGTCGGACGTGGGCCAGGAGCTGTCCCGGCGCCACGGTCTCGAGACCGAGGACTTCGACACCGTGGTCCTCGTCGAAGACGGCCAGGTGTACAAGAAGTCCGAAGCCGTCCTCCGGGTCAGCCGCCGCCTCGATGGCCCCTGGCCCCTGCTGTCGGCCTTCTCTGTGGTCCCGACCAGGGTCAGCGACCGGGTGTACGACCTCGTCGCGGAGAACCGCTATCGCGTGTTCGGCAAGAAAGACGCCTGTCCGGTGCCCGAGCCGGAGATTCGCGACCGCTTTGCGAACCGGACGTTCGAGTGA